The Amycolatopsis sp. DG1A-15b genome contains the following window.
TTTACGACGTGACCGACCCTCAGGCGCCCGGCGGGTTCCGCCGCGGCTCGGCCGGCGGGTACGTGTTCGCCGGCGGCGGGGTCGCCCCCGCGGCCGGGTATCCCGCCATCGCGCCCGGCTTGGGGTCACGGCGCACCAAGCCCGCCAAGCCCAGCAGCCCGACCAAGCCGAGCAGGCCCCACAAACCGTTGTCGTCGTTGTCGTCGCGGGTGTTGTCGCGGTTCGTTCCGTCGTCGTCGGTCTGCCGGTGCCACGCCGGTGCCGCGACGTCCGGTGCCGCCGATGCCGGCACCGCCGCCGTCAGCGCGAACGCCGCCGCCGCGATGCCGGCGCAGCAAAGCTTGCCTGCCCTGTGGTTCATCTCGGTTCTTCCTCCCGTTGTCGAGGTTGCGGAAATCGGTCTACCCGGGCGTACCCCCGCCGGCGGCATTCACTCCCGCTGTCACGGGAACGGGCGAAGACTTCGCCGCCGGGCCCCGCTTTTCGGGTCGTTTCCGGCGTTTGTAAGATGGTTGCCGGTTCAAGACGGAGCCGTACAGGGACGCGCCGCGTGCGCCCGCCCGCCTCCGGGTGGCCCTCCGTTCTCAAGCGCAGCAGCGCATCCGAGCCGGCAACACCGTCCACTGCCGTGGACCGGGGGAGGAATGAACACTGAACTCGCCGTCGCGCCGCTCGGCGCGACGTACACGCCACGCCTGATCTGCACCACGGGCGACCGCCTGATCCACCCGGCGGACGGCCGCAACGACCTCGCCAGGATCGTCGTGCGCTGGGCCCGCGCCTGGGTTCCCGAAACCTGGCCCGCCCGCCAGTACTTCGCCGCGCTGGGCATCGGTGACGACGAAAACCCTTGCTACCGCGACGAAGACGTCGTCGGGTGGCACCTTCTGCAGCCTCGGCCGGACTCGCTCGCGTGGCGGGTGCGGTCGGGCGAGATCGACGTGACGACCGCGCTCACGGCCGAAGCCGAGGCCTGGCCCGGATAGGAAATCCCCGCGAAAGAGCCCTGCGTCACCCGGCGCAGGGCTCTTTCGCATACCCGAAACATTCTTTGCTCCGCAAGCGATATCGGAGGAAGATACCGGGAAGGGCTAGGCCACCGGCAGAACCGGGAACTAACCCGATCGGACCACACCGGGCGCGGTCAGCGGCTCGCGGTACCCACACGATGGTGGCACGAAGTGGAAACCGCGTCCCGGCATCAGTACGTTTCCCTCACACGGGACGGAGGACACACCTTCATTGCCGTCCCGTTCTCCGAATAGCGTTCATCGAGGAGCAATCCATGCTGAAGAAGATCGGGTTCGTCACGGCCGCCGCCGCGGCCGGCGCGTTCCTGGCCGGCGGCATCGCCGCGGCCGACACCCCGGGCGGTCACCACCACGGGCACCACGACGGTCACCACCACGGCGGCTACGACTACACCGGCCAGGTCGGCCTGGTGAACCTGAACAACACCGACGTGCTCCACAACGTCAACGCCACGCTCGGCCTGTGCGGCAACGACGTCAACGTCCTCGGCGTCCAGGTGCCGATCCACGACTCGCTCAACGGCATCGGCGTGCCGATCCTGTCGCCGGGCAGCCACGAGGCCAGCGGCGAATCGCCCTACAACTGCGCCTCGGGCGGGCTGTCCGACGGCGGCACGAGCCAGGGTCACTGAAATTTCCGTGCCCGGAGCCGCCCCTGCGTGCGGAAGCCGGCTCCGGGCACGGGAAATCGGCCGCCGGCGCTGACGCCGCACCGCGCGCCCGGAACACGGAGCGAGCTGCACACTCCGGTTCCACGTTCCGGGCCCGTCGCGACGCCGGACGGCGCCGACCCGGGTGGGACCGGCCGCGACGCTGGAGAAGTGCGCCGGTCCCACCCGGCCTGACGGCACCATAACGAACTTTCCCGGGCCCGGCGAACCGAAGCCGGGCCCGTTTCTTTCCCCGTTCCCCCGCCGGACCGTCCGGCGGGTACCCAGAAGGAGTATTTTTCCCGTGATCAAGCAGCTCGGCTTCGTCGCCACCGCCCTCGCCGCCGGGATGGCGGTGCTCGGCGGATCCGCGTCCGCGACCAGTGTCAGCGTTGCGGGCCACCCGGTCGACACCACCGACCAGTTCGGCCTCGTCGGCAACGTGCAGAACCTCGACGTGGTGCACAACCTGAACGTGGTCGGCGGCGTGTGCGACGACGACATCAACGTCCTCGGCGTCCAGGTGCCGATCCACGACACCGCCAACGGCATCGGCGTGCCGGTCCTCTCCCCGGGCGAGCACGAGGCCGAGGGCCAGAACCCGGACAACTGCGCCGCCGGTGAGATCGCCGACGGCGGGACCACCCAGGGCAACTGACCCCCAGCGGGTCCGACCGCCGCGCGGGTGCGTCCCGCGCGGCGGTTCGTCACGTCCGGTCCAGCCGGTGCACCGCCACTTCCCGCACGACGAGCAGCACCGCGGCCGCGACCGGTACCGCGACGAAGGCGCCGACGACGCCGAGCAGTTCGAACCCGAGCAGCACCGCGACGACCGTGACGAGCGCCGGGATCCGGACGGCACGACCGACGATCTTCGGCAGCAGCACGTAGTCCTCCACCACCCGGTAGCCGACGAAGAACCCGAGCGTCGCCAGCCCGACCGGCACCGACACCGTGAGCGCGACGAGGGTCGTACCGGCCCCGGCCGCCACCGAACCCGCCACCGGCACCAGGTCGAGCACGGCGACGAGCACGGCGAGCACCAGCGGGTAGGGCACGCCGAAAGACGACAGCCAGGCGAAGGTCGCCGCTCCGGCGATCACCGACACCGCGACGTTGCCGACGAGGTACGCGCCGACCTTCCGGAAGACCGCGTCGCCGATCAGGATCACCCGCGGTCGCCGCGACCGCGGGGCCAGCCGGTAGAGCGCGGTGCGGATCCGCGGGAAGTCGGCGACGAAGTAGGTGGCGAGCACCACGACGAT
Protein-coding sequences here:
- a CDS encoding WGxxGxxG family protein, yielding MNHRAGKLCCAGIAAAAFALTAAVPASAAPDVAAPAWHRQTDDDGTNRDNTRDDNDDNGLWGLLGLVGLLGLAGLVRRDPKPGAMAGYPAAGATPPPANTYPPAEPRRNPPGA
- a CDS encoding AI-2E family transporter — protein: MGRPGKPLDRRAPFFTGMLAAAGVVVTVAVVELLLAASDVLLLIGIAFFLAVGLEPVTARLARRVPRALAAAVVVVTGLAVFGGTVAAAAVPLAGQAAQLRNGAPRYLTLLRDHGTLLGRANETFGLEAAVRSVQLSDVAKSLAALLGDAVIVVVLATYFVADFPRIRTALYRLAPRSRRPRVILIGDAVFRKVGAYLVGNVAVSVIAGAATFAWLSSFGVPYPLVLAVLVAVLDLVPVAGSVAAGAGTTLVALTVSVPVGLATLGFFVGYRVVEDYVLLPKIVGRAVRIPALVTVVAVLLGFELLGVVGAFVAVPVAAAVLLVVREVAVHRLDRT